The sequence CAAAATTAACCAGCGTCTATACACCAAGGTATGAAATTGGTGAGCTCTCCGCTGAATTATTGCTAAATGCAATAGAAGGCAAAGAGCCTGAAAAACGTGTTCACGATCTTGGATATACCATCACTAACGGTAAGAGCTCCTAATATTCTATGAGTGATTTTGACCAATAAATTGTGCTCAAAATCACTCTTTTCATCTCAAACCCTCACTTCTTCCCTATAATATATTCACAAATAAGTCAGTTACATGTAGTATGTTACCCATAACATAAATAATGTTACCGATAACACTTAATATTGCTTATTGAGTCCATGACCAAAAGCTTACTGAAGAGGTTTAAATGGAAGGTAAAAGCATTGTAATTATGGGCGTTTCTGGCTCAGGTAAATCAACCATTGGTGAGCTTCTTGCTGCTAGATTGTCAGCCAAGTTTATTGATGGCGATGATCTACATCCCAAATCAAACGTTATCAAAATGTCCTCAGGAACTCCGCTCAACGATGATGATCGTGCTCCGTGGTTAGAAAGAATTAACGACGCTATTTTTAGCATTTACTCAAAAAATGAAACCTGCGTCTTTGTTTGTTCTGCATTAAAGAAAAACTATCGTGACGCCATTCGTTGTGGAAATGAAAAAGTACGGTTTATTTTCTTAGACGGCTCTCAAGAGTTAGTTCTTGAGCGTATTCGTATGCGAAATAGTCACTTCATGAAATCAGACATGCTAGCAAGTCAGTTCGCCATTTTGGAGAAACCTGTGGATGAGGATGACGTGATTACTATTGATATCTCCATGTCGATAGAAGAGATGTTAGATGATATTTGTATTCGTTTAGGGGCTTAGAAATGAACAAGGTAGTTGAACAAGTAACGAAAAATCTAATCGAAAGAAGTCGTAAGACTCGTACCGAATTCTTAAACAGAAGCCGCTCTCAAGCGGCTCATGGTAAAAATCGTGCCAGCCTTTCTTGCGGTAATTTAGCGCACGCGGTTGCGGCTAGTTGCAATAAAGAAACCATACTAAATTTAGTTAATTCAAATGTCGCCATAGTGAGCGCCTATAACGACATGGTTTCCGCCCACGAACCGTATCGTCATTTCCCTGAGATAATTAAAGGTGCATTGGCTAAGTTAGGCCATTCTGCGCAAGTGGCCGGTGGCGTTCCTGCTATGTGTGATGGTATCACGCAGGGGCAAGATGGCATGGATATCTCTTTATTTTCTCGTGATTTAATTGCCCAAGCTACGGCTGTGTCTCTGAGTCATAATGTGTATGATTCAACTTTGTTGTTGGGTGTGTGTGATAAAATCGCCCCAGCAATGCTAATGGGTGCAATGTCATTTTCTCATTTACCGACAGCATTTGTTCCCGTTGGTCTGATGGCGACGGGCATTAGTAACGAAGAGAAAACCAGTGTTCGTCAGAAGTATCTGGCGAAGGAAGTGGGTATTGAGACGCTGCAGAAAATGGAGTGCAGTGCCTACCATTCTCACGGAACATGCACCTTCTACGGAACCGCCAACACAAACCAGCTCGTTTTCGAAGCTATGGGCTTAATGCTACCGGGTTCTGCATTCGTACCACCCGATAGCCAACTTCGACACTTGCTAACCGAAGAAGTCGCGGTAAAAGTGGCTTCCTCCACCCTAGGTTCATCAAACTACCGTCCTTTGTATGATGTGGTGACTGAGAAAAATATCATCAATGGTATCGTTGCGCTTCTCGCCTCTGGAGGGAGCACTAACCACACCATTCACATGGTGGCGATTGCCCGCTCTGCGGGGATTTTGCTTAACTGGGATGACATTAGTCAGCTTTCAGGTGCGGTACCTTTATTGGTGAACGTTTATCCAAATGGTTCAGAAGATATGAATGCATTTCATCGTTCTGGAGGTGTGCCTGCATTGCTGAAACGTTTAAATGAAGGTGACTTTTTAAATCGAGATGTGCTGACTTCTTTTGGTCAGTTTAGTGATCAGTTTAAAACGCCTTATATTGAAAATGACCGCTTATGTTGGAGTGACAGTCAAGGCAGTAATAATGGCAGTGTTATTGCGTTAAGTGGCGAGTGTTTTCAAGAAACCGGAGGCATTAAAGTCCTAGATGGTAATATTGGTCGCTGCGTGATCAAGGTCTCTGCCATTGCAAAAGAGTGCAGAAAAGTGAAAGCGCCGGCAAAAGTCTTTACTTCACAACACGATGTCGAAAAAGCTTATCAAGCAGGAGAGCTTAATCAAGATTGTGTTGTCGTGGTCTCGCATAATGGCGCAGCGTCGAATGGTATGCCTGAGCTGCATAAGTTGATGCCTATTCTCGCTAATGTACAAAAAGCAGGCTTTAACGTCGCCTTGATTACCGATGGTCGATTATCTGGTGCATCAGGTAAAGTCCCTTCGGCGATTCATATGTCTCCAGATGCGGCTAGAGGCGGTGCTATCGCACTTATTCGTGATGGCGATATAGTGAGTTTAGATTGTGAAACTGGAAGCGTGAATAACTTGTCAGATATGACAGGTCGTGAGCCTTTGAAAGTGGATACCGAGAGCCAACAACTTACTTTTGGGCGTAATCTATTTGTACTGGCGAGAAATAATGTTTCTTCGGCGGAGGAGGGCGCAAGCTTTATTGTATAGCTTTGCTCACTGATTTTGATTCATGCATAAAAAACGGGAACTGATAATGTCAGTTCCCGTTTTTTATTTAATGCTATCAATACTTAAATACGATTTTTCTTTAAGCCAACCACTTGTAGCAAGGTAAATAGGATAGCAACCACCAGGCTTGCTCCAAAAATAATTACCAACCATTGTGGCATGGATAGGTCTAAAAATGTCCAGACGATTTTGCTACAAGTGCCAGTCGGTAGGAACATCCACGGAACCCATTGATCAAGAGGTGCCCAACTAGGGAAATTGACAAAAATATCGCAGGTATTAAAAGGAGAGGGATCAAATTGGTAGCTCACATGCTCTAGAGCCAGTGATAAACCTTTGGCACTGGCCGCAATCCAACCGACTAATCCTAAGCCGCGTAGAACCGAGTTTTTGGGTTGGCATAGACCGACCATACCTGAGACTGCAATACCTAGCATTGCTACGCGCTCATAGATACACATCACACAAGGTGAAAGTAGCATGACGTGCTGGAAGTAAAGAGCGCAAAGCTCGAAGGCGACCATGGCAACAATCAATAACAGCCATGAAGTGCGAGAGCGAGAAAATTGGTATAAGTTCTCGAGCATGAATCTATTTCCTTATGTGTACATCTATATATGCGCAAAAAAGCCAGCGAGGACTGTCGTTCGCGCTGGCTAATAACAGTAAGTTCTTTTTACCCCTTTAAAGGTGGCAAATCAATAGAGTACCAATAGGGAAATAAGTTCCCTAATGATGAACTACAGAACTTGATACATCGAGAATCTGCGTCGGTGGATCGGTAATCCAGCCGTAGTCCATAAAGGTTGCAGTCATCGGTTCTAAGAAGAACATAATACCGACCATTCCCACTAGGGCTAAAACAACGGTATATGGAAACGCCATAATAACCATTCGGCCATAAGAAAGGCGAATTAATGGTGCAAGAGTTGACGTAAGTAGGAATAAAAATGCCGCTTGGCCGTTTGGTGTTGCTACTGACGGTAAATTGGTACCAGTATTGATAGCCACGGCGAGGAGATCAAATTGTTCACGGTTAATTACCCCGTGCAGTAAGGCCTCTTTAACCTCATTGATGTATACCGTACCGACAAACACATTATCGGAAATCATGGAGAGTACGCCGTTGGCGAGATAGAACAGCACGAGCTGGGTTCCTTGATCTTCTACTGCCAGAACGGCATCGATAATAGGTTCAAAGAGATCTTGCTGAATGATCACGGCAACAATGGCAAAAAAGACAGCCAATAGCGCGGTAAAGGGTAGCGCTTCTTCAAACGCTTTACCTAATGCATGCTCTTCGATGATGCCGGTAAAAGAGGTGGCTAAGATAATGACCGATAGCCCGACTAAGCCGACTGCCGCCACGTGAAAAGCAAGACCGACAATAAGCCATAGCGCAATTGCGCCTTGAACCCAAAGTTTGGCGATATCCTGTTTGGTGCGGCTCTTTTTCTCTTCTTCGTTGTAATCTTCGAGAATTTTTCGTACTTGAGTTGGTAACTCTGATCCGTAGCCAAATATTTTTAGTTTTTCGACCGCAACGGTAGTCAGCAGTCCCATCACTAATACGGGTAAGGTAACGGGTAACATGCGGATGATAAACTCGCCAAATAACCAGCCAGCTTGATCGGCTATGATAAGGTTTTGTGGTTCACCAACCATTGTCATAACGCCACCGAGCGCAGTACCTACACCGGCATGCATTAGCAGCGAGCGTAAAAATGCACGGTATTCGTCTAGATCATCACGAGTAAGCTCGGTTAAGTGGCTATCTTGAGTGTGGTCATGTTGAGTGCCGTGACCTTTTCCTGAAACGACCTTGTGATAAATCGCATAGAAGCCAACGGCTACGCTAATCACCACCGCAATAACGGTCAATGCATCTAAAAATGCCGACAAAAAAGCGGCTGCGGCACAAAAAGCGACGGACAACAGAGCTTTAGATCTAATGCCTAATAGTATTTTGGTGAAAATAACCAGTAGTAGCTGCTTCATGAAGTAAATGCCTGCAACCATAAAGATCAGGAGTAGCATTACTTCTATATTGGCAACCAGTTCATGCTTGACCATTTCTGGGGTCGTCATGCCAATGGCGACGGCTTCAATTGCCAGTAAACCACCAGGTTGCAGTGGATAGCATTTGAGCGCCATGGCTAGCGTAAAAATGAACTCGACAACTAATAGCCAACCCGCAACAAATGGGTCGATTAAAAAGAATACAATTGGGTTTATGATCAAAAAGGCCACAATGGCTAGTTTGTACCAGTCAGGGGCTTTTCCGAGAAAGTTTTTGACGAAGGCGTTTCCTTGGCTCAAAGGCATGGTGCTTCTCTCTTAAAAGTATTTAAATCTGATCGAGTCGGTTCTATACGACCTATCCATGTGACAATCGGATTTAGCAGGTGGATAAGCTACTGTATATTTTTACGGTGAGATATAGATTGAAAATTAGCGTATAGAACATGTTTTGTTCACGGTTTACATTCTGTAACACACACATTGTTGGCGCAATATTTACTCTAATCAGTGGGATAGTCAATCAATTAGTGTGATTTACATCGTGTTTACAGTAAAAAACCATATAAAGCGCAATTCATATACAAGTTGGGTGTTTTTAGTGATGCTTTGGTTATATAAAACCGATGTTATTGTATGAGAAATAATCTTGACGTATAAGCTAATGTTTTTTAAGTACTAATAAATAACAATCTACTAATATTCTATAAGAAAATAATCTCATATTTGCTGCTATCAATCTTTCTCATAGGATGTTGAGCCTGGTTTACAGGATAAAATGGTATTTATTATTTTTTCTGGTGTAGCTGAGCCAATGAGATTAATCCAATCGAGAATGAGCAATATTTCATAACTAATCATCTACTCATTTTTGTAATTTTAGATTAGGTGGTATGATGAGTGATATTTAGTGAATTTTAAGTTGGAACTTCCAATCTATGGTTATTAAGGCGAAAAGCCCAGCAGGCTTTGCAGAAAAGTACATTATTGAAAGCATTTGGAACGGACGATTTGCTCCAGGTTCTATTTTACCCGCTGAGCGTGAGCTGTCTGAACTGATTGGTGTAACACGAACGACCCTCAGAGAGGTTCTGCAAAGACTGGCGCGTGATGGTTGGTTAACCATTCAACACGGCAAACCAACAAAAGTGAATCAATTTATGGAAACCTCAGGTTTGCATATTTTAGATACATTAATGACATTAGATGCCGACAACGCTACTAGCATTGTAGAAGATCTACTTGCCGCTCGAACTAGCATTAGTCCTATCTTTATGCGTTATGCATTTAAAGTGAATAAGGAACAATCTGAACAGACATTGCGACGTGTTATCGACTCTTGCGAGGCTTTGATGCAAGCGGATTCGTACAGTAGCTTTATGGAGTCTTTCCCGTACGCTGGAAAAATTGCGCAAAACATCAAAGAAGACAATGAAAAAGATGAACAAAAGCGTGATGCGATTTTAGTAGCAAAAACCTTTAACTTCTATGATTACATGTTGTTCCAACATTTGGCTTTCCATTCAGGAAACCAGATTTATGGTTTGATCTTCAACGGCTTAAAAAAATTGTACGATCGTGTGGGCGCTTTCTATTTCTCAAGCCCAGTATCACGAGAGCTGGCGCTTAATTTTTACAAAGATTTATTGTCAGTATGTGAAGACGGAAATCGTGACCGCATTGCTGCTATCGTACGCCAATACGGTATTGAAAGTGGTCAGCACTGGAATGAAATGAAAGTGAGCTTACCAACAAACTTTACTGAAGACGACAGTTAAGCAGCTTGTGTTAGAGCGCACAGCTCACTAACTCGCTTAACTAAGCATCTGTTATTATTTGCTAAGCCCTGCATCGTTTGCAGGGCTTTTTTGTTGGTCGGCATTGTGGTTGATGAAGTGATCCATTATTGAATAGGGTCAGTATAAGTATCCACATGAAAGATTTTTTGCATAGAAAAGGTCTGTTTAGTTATCTTCAATTCATTATTTTTTAAGTAGTGATTGGTATAAGTAATGGATTGATCTTGTGAGGATTTTCGTAATGTGTGGACAACCTTAGATGAGTTAATGTAAATAAAAGTAGAAATAATAATCATTCTGCGTGTATTTATCATTCATTTGGCACTAAAATTTAAGGGCGTTCCTAGCTTTAATGAGTTAACAGAGGGCGTTGATATGAACTTAAAAACTGGCTTTATAACCATCTCTATAGTGGCGTTTTCACCATTTGTTTTTGCTCAAGATAAGGTGTTTAACGATTTTATTAACGATAGTAATGCGATT is a genomic window of Vibrio neonatus containing:
- a CDS encoding gluconokinase, with translation MEGKSIVIMGVSGSGKSTIGELLAARLSAKFIDGDDLHPKSNVIKMSSGTPLNDDDRAPWLERINDAIFSIYSKNETCVFVCSALKKNYRDAIRCGNEKVRFIFLDGSQELVLERIRMRNSHFMKSDMLASQFAILEKPVDEDDVITIDISMSIEEMLDDICIRLGA
- the edd gene encoding phosphogluconate dehydratase produces the protein MNKVVEQVTKNLIERSRKTRTEFLNRSRSQAAHGKNRASLSCGNLAHAVAASCNKETILNLVNSNVAIVSAYNDMVSAHEPYRHFPEIIKGALAKLGHSAQVAGGVPAMCDGITQGQDGMDISLFSRDLIAQATAVSLSHNVYDSTLLLGVCDKIAPAMLMGAMSFSHLPTAFVPVGLMATGISNEEKTSVRQKYLAKEVGIETLQKMECSAYHSHGTCTFYGTANTNQLVFEAMGLMLPGSAFVPPDSQLRHLLTEEVAVKVASSTLGSSNYRPLYDVVTEKNIINGIVALLASGGSTNHTIHMVAIARSAGILLNWDDISQLSGAVPLLVNVYPNGSEDMNAFHRSGGVPALLKRLNEGDFLNRDVLTSFGQFSDQFKTPYIENDRLCWSDSQGSNNGSVIALSGECFQETGGIKVLDGNIGRCVIKVSAIAKECRKVKAPAKVFTSQHDVEKAYQAGELNQDCVVVVSHNGAASNGMPELHKLMPILANVQKAGFNVALITDGRLSGASGKVPSAIHMSPDAARGGAIALIRDGDIVSLDCETGSVNNLSDMTGREPLKVDTESQQLTFGRNLFVLARNNVSSAEEGASFIV
- the dsbB gene encoding disulfide bond formation protein DsbB, which produces MLENLYQFSRSRTSWLLLIVAMVAFELCALYFQHVMLLSPCVMCIYERVAMLGIAVSGMVGLCQPKNSVLRGLGLVGWIAASAKGLSLALEHVSYQFDPSPFNTCDIFVNFPSWAPLDQWVPWMFLPTGTCSKIVWTFLDLSMPQWLVIIFGASLVVAILFTLLQVVGLKKNRI
- the nhaB gene encoding Na(+)/H(+) antiporter NhaB, yielding MPLSQGNAFVKNFLGKAPDWYKLAIVAFLIINPIVFFLIDPFVAGWLLVVEFIFTLAMALKCYPLQPGGLLAIEAVAIGMTTPEMVKHELVANIEVMLLLIFMVAGIYFMKQLLLVIFTKILLGIRSKALLSVAFCAAAAFLSAFLDALTVIAVVISVAVGFYAIYHKVVSGKGHGTQHDHTQDSHLTELTRDDLDEYRAFLRSLLMHAGVGTALGGVMTMVGEPQNLIIADQAGWLFGEFIIRMLPVTLPVLVMGLLTTVAVEKLKIFGYGSELPTQVRKILEDYNEEEKKSRTKQDIAKLWVQGAIALWLIVGLAFHVAAVGLVGLSVIILATSFTGIIEEHALGKAFEEALPFTALLAVFFAIVAVIIQQDLFEPIIDAVLAVEDQGTQLVLFYLANGVLSMISDNVFVGTVYINEVKEALLHGVINREQFDLLAVAINTGTNLPSVATPNGQAAFLFLLTSTLAPLIRLSYGRMVIMAFPYTVVLALVGMVGIMFFLEPMTATFMDYGWITDPPTQILDVSSSVVHH
- the fadR gene encoding fatty acid metabolism transcriptional regulator FadR is translated as MVIKAKSPAGFAEKYIIESIWNGRFAPGSILPAERELSELIGVTRTTLREVLQRLARDGWLTIQHGKPTKVNQFMETSGLHILDTLMTLDADNATSIVEDLLAARTSISPIFMRYAFKVNKEQSEQTLRRVIDSCEALMQADSYSSFMESFPYAGKIAQNIKEDNEKDEQKRDAILVAKTFNFYDYMLFQHLAFHSGNQIYGLIFNGLKKLYDRVGAFYFSSPVSRELALNFYKDLLSVCEDGNRDRIAAIVRQYGIESGQHWNEMKVSLPTNFTEDDS